A single region of the Xenopus laevis strain J_2021 chromosome 4L, Xenopus_laevis_v10.1, whole genome shotgun sequence genome encodes:
- the ttc4.L gene encoding tetratricopeptide repeat domain 4 L homeolog (The RefSeq protein has 2 substitutions compared to this genomic sequence) gives MDPKDQEEDLNMEQFMEKFKTQKYKGAFNEDSWEEEFDKIPMFMKKAPSEIDPKKAPELACLQSILFDGDPEEQAKSYKDEGNEYFKEKDYNKAITSYTEGIKKNCKDQELNAILYTNRAAAQFYLGNYRSALNDATAARKLKPDHLKAVIRGALCCVEIKNYTEALKWCDEGLKFNPNEKKLLETRAKADKLLRAAERDVRKMRQAEKKKKAQKEALRFAFKDRRIRFHQQALGEEEEQEEGTILPFDAVSSENATGAQVYLDENGRLNWPVLFLYPEHRQTDFISAFHEDSRLIDHLNAMFAESPPWDEDQKYHSQSLEIYFEDEESQSFYQVNPEATLLEAMQHRRFRVKAGTPSFLLFVTQSPFCINYFSSKRVYRLPSA, from the exons ATGGATCCAAAAGACCAAGAGGAAGATCTTAATATGGAACAATTTATGGAAAAATTTAAAACTCAGAAATACAAGGGTGCATTTAATGAAGACTCCTGGGAGGAG GAGTTTGACAAGATCCCGATGTTCATGAAAAAAGCTCCTTCTGAAATTGACCCCAAAAAAGCACCTGAGCTGGCTTGTCTTCAGTCCATTTTGTTTGATGGAGACCCTGAAG AGCAGGCAAAGTCCTATAAAGATGAGGGCAATgagtattttaaagaaaaagattaCAATAAAGCAATCACATCATATACAGAAGGCATTAAGAAGAACTGCAAAGACCAAGAATTGGATGCCATACTGTACACCAACAGGGCGGCAGCACAATTTTATTTAG gtaaTTACAGATCTGCTCTTAATGATGCAACTGCAGCAAGAAAACTGAAGCCTGATCATTTAAAAGCAGTGATAAGAG GTGCCTTGTGCTGTGTGGAAATAAAGAACTACACTGAAGCTTTGAAGTGGTGTGATGAAGGCCTAAAGTTCAATCCAAATGAGAAGAAACTGTTAGAAACTAGAGCAAAAGCTGATAAACTGTTG AGAGCTGCAGAACGAGATGTTAGAAAGATGAGGCAagctgagaagaagaagaaggctcaAAAAGAAGCCCTGCGTTGTGCCTTTAAG GACAGAAGGATCAGATTTCATCAGCAGGCTCTAGGTGAGGAAGAAGAGCAAGAGGAGGGGACAATATTGCCATTTGATGCAGTAAGCTCTGAGAATGCCACCGGGGCACAAGTATATCTAGATGAGAATGGCCGACTGAACTGGCCTGTACTTTTCTTGTATCCAgagcacagacagacagactttATATCTGCTTTCCATGAGGACTCTAG GTTGATTGATCATCTAAATGCAATGTTTGCAGAATCGCCTCCTTGGGATGAAGATCAGAAATATCATTCTCAAAGTCTGGAG ATTTACTTTGAAGATGAAGAGTCCCAGTCCTTCTATCAGGTGAATCCTGAAGCAACTTTACTTGAGGCAATGCAGCACAGGAG ATTCCGAGTGAAAGCTGGAACACCATCCTTTTTACTCTTTGTGACACAATCGCCATTCTGTATTAACTATTTCTCCAGTAAGAGAGTTTATAGACTGCCTTCTGCATAG
- the pars2.L gene encoding prolyl-tRNA synthetase 2, mitochondrial L homeolog isoform X1 yields MVWLLRACCRVSLPHIVTCRNHHVSAKGKRRLLSRLYQPRSLWEVKSSETESKPNEPTSKSQKLMIKAGLIRPSNPGCFHYLPYTVRAMEKLIRLIDKEMQDIGGQKIDMPTLGSAALWRQSGRWDLMGKELFRLKDRHNQEYCLGPTHEELVTHLVASEGGINNKELPLLLYQITRKFRDEQRPCFGLLRGREFYMKDMYTFDISEESAYETYRNVCDAYSNIFRALGVHFVKVQADTGNIGGKMSHEFHLPANIGEDRLLVCGSCDFSANVELLLHDEKNCPVCTGQLKETKGIEIGHTFYLGTKYSHVFKANCYDSQKTPFLAEMGCYGIGVSRLLAASLEVLSNEDDIHWPGLIAPYQVCLISPKKGSKEIEAISVAETLYDDIIQSVCGLRDETVLDDRSYLTIGKRVKEAHMMGYPYVIVIGKKALETPSLFEVRSHNTDEVHFLSREGVIDFLRRVEVI; encoded by the coding sequence ATGGTGTGGTTGTTGAGAGCATGCTGCAGAGTATCGCTGCCTCACATAGTCACATGCAGGAATCATCATGTTTCAGCTAAAGGGAAACGTCGCTTGTTGTCTCGGCTATACCAGCCTAGGAGTCTTTGGGAGGTAAAATCCTCTGAAACGGAATCCAAGCCCAATGAGCCCACAAGTAAGAGCCAGAAGCTCATGATCAAGGCAGGTTTAATCCGTCCCTCCAACCCTGGATGTTTTCACTACCTACCATACACTGTGCGTGCCATGGAGAAGCTGATCCGTTTGATTGACAAAGAAATGCAGGACATTGGTGGACAGAAGATTGACATGCCAACCTTAGGCTCGGCTGCACTGTGGAGGCAGAGTGGACGGTGGGATTTAATGGGAAAAGAACTTTTCCGTTTGAAGGATAGACATAACCAGGAATACTGCTTGGGTCCTACTCATGAAGAGCTTGTCACACACCTTGTTGCTTCAGAGGGTGGCATTAACAACAAAGAACTTCCTTTGCTTCTTTACCAGATAACAAGAAAGTTTCGAGATGAGCAAAGGCCGTGCTTTGGTTTGCTACGTGGCAGAGAGTTTTACATGAAAGATATGTATACCTTTGATATATCAGAAGAATCGGCATATGAAACATATAGAAATGTGTGTGATGCCTACTCAAACATTTTTAGGGCACTGGGAGTTCATTTTGTGAAAGTTCAAGCAGATACAGGCAATATTGGTGGAAAAATGTCCCATGAATTCCACTTGCCTGCAAATATTGGGGAGGACAGGTTACTGGTGTGTGGGAGCTGTGACTTCTCTGCCAATGTAGAGCTATTACTGCATGATGAAAAGAACTGTCCAGTGTGCACAGGGCAGTTAAAAGAGACTAAAGGCATTGAGATAGGACATACTTTCTATCTTGGCACTAAATATTCCCATGTTTTTAAGGCTAATTGCTATGATTCTCAGAAAACACCTTTTTTAGCAGAAATGGGTTGTTATGGGATTGGTGTTTCAAGACTACTGGCAGCTTCCTTGGAAGTTCTCAGCAATGAAGATGATATTCATTGGCCTGGACTTATTGCTCCTTATCAAGTTTGTCTGATTTCCCCAAAGAAAGGAAGCAAAGAAATAGAAGCCATATCTGTTGCAGAAACACTTTATGATGATATTATACAGTCAGTTTGTGGGCTCAGAGATGAGACTGTTTTGGATGATAGGAGTTATCTGACTATTGGTAAACGGGTTAAAGAAGCCCATATGATGGGTTATCCATATGTCATTGTTATTGGCAAGAAGGCTTTAGAGACCCCATCTTTGTTTGAAGTAAGGAGTCATAACACAGATGAAGTGCACTTTTTGTCTAGAGAAGGTGTAATTGACTTTTTACGGAGAGTAGAAGTAATCTAA
- the ttc4.L gene encoding tetratricopeptide repeat domain 4 L homeolog isoform X1, which translates to MDPKDQEEDLNMEQFMEKFKTQKYKGAFNEDSWEEEFDKIPMFMKKAPSEIDPKKAPELACLQSILFDGDPEEQAKSYKDEGNEYFKEKDYNKAITSYTEGIKKNCKDQELDAILYTNRAAAQFYLGNYRSALNDATAARKLKPDHLKAVIRGALCCVEIKNYTEALKWCDEGLKFNPNEKKLLETRAKADKLLRAAERDVRKMRQAEKKKKAQKEALRCAFKDRRIRFHQQALGEEEEQEEGTILPFDAVSSENATGAQVYLDENGRLNWPVLFLYPEHRQTDFISAFHEDSRLIDHLNAMFAESPPWDEDQKYHSQSLEIYFEDEESQSFYQVNPEATLLEAMQHRRFRVKAGTPSFLLFVTQSPFCINYFSSKRVYRLPSA; encoded by the exons ATGGATCCAAAAGACCAAGAGGAAGATCTTAATATGGAACAATTTATGGAAAAATTTAAAACTCAGAAATACAAGGGTGCATTTAATGAAGACTCCTGGGAGGAG GAGTTTGACAAGATCCCGATGTTCATGAAAAAAGCTCCTTCTGAAATTGACCCCAAAAAAGCACCTGAGCTGGCTTGTCTTCAGTCCATTTTGTTTGATGGAGACCCTGAAG AGCAGGCAAAGTCCTATAAAGATGAGGGCAATgagtattttaaagaaaaagattaCAATAAAGCAATCACATCATATACAGAAGGCATTAAGAAGAACTGCAAAGACCAAGAATTGGATGCCATACTGTACACCAACAGGGCGGCAGCACAATTTTATTTAG gtaaTTACAGATCTGCTCTTAATGATGCAACTGCAGCAAGAAAACTGAAGCCTGATCATTTAAAAGCAGTGATAAGAG GTGCCTTGTGCTGTGTGGAAATAAAGAACTACACTGAAGCTTTGAAGTGGTGTGATGAAGGCCTAAAGTTCAATCCAAATGAGAAGAAACTGTTAGAAACTAGAGCAAAAGCTGATAAACTGTTG AGAGCTGCAGAACGAGATGTTAGAAAGATGAGGCAagctgagaagaagaagaaggctcaAAAAGAAGCCCTGCGTTGTGCCTTTAAG GACAGAAGGATCAGATTTCATCAGCAGGCTCTAGGTGAGGAAGAAGAGCAAGAGGAGGGGACAATATTGCCATTTGATGCAGTAAGCTCTGAGAATGCCACCGGGGCACAAGTATATCTAGATGAGAATGGCCGACTGAACTGGCCTGTACTTTTCTTGTATCCAgagcacagacagacagactttATATCTGCTTTCCATGAGGACTCTAG GTTGATTGATCATCTAAATGCAATGTTTGCAGAATCGCCTCCTTGGGATGAAGATCAGAAATATCATTCTCAAAGTCTGGAG ATTTACTTTGAAGATGAAGAGTCCCAGTCCTTCTATCAGGTGAATCCTGAAGCAACTTTACTTGAGGCAATGCAGCACAGGAG ATTCCGAGTGAAAGCTGGAACACCATCCTTTTTACTCTTTGTGACACAATCGCCATTCTGTATTAACTATTTCTCCAGTAAGAGAGTTTATAGACTGCCTTCTGCATAG